From a single Mesorhizobium shangrilense genomic region:
- a CDS encoding helix-turn-helix transcriptional regulator has product MAATARTLTSGPGWQVADVICTAGAADRPFEEAHQDFCVAAVTSGTFLYRAQQGTAMLAPGAILLGNAGTCYECGHDHGSGDRCLSLHFAPACLEQIVAAVPGARRLTFGTPCLPPLPALAPLLAGAEAARETGDIGALEEFSLRIAGCAVAAASGAALVRRAPSRRDQKRVAEAVRRIELDSDRPISLAELAGETATSPYHFLRTFRQVAGMTPYQFLLRTRLNKAAVRLHTSDDAILSIALEAGFNDLSTFNRRFRKVMGETPGDYRGRRRAGR; this is encoded by the coding sequence ATGGCAGCGACTGCGCGCACACTCACATCTGGTCCAGGCTGGCAGGTGGCGGATGTAATCTGCACTGCCGGCGCTGCCGACCGGCCGTTCGAGGAAGCACATCAGGATTTCTGCGTCGCGGCGGTCACTAGCGGCACGTTCCTCTATCGTGCGCAACAAGGCACGGCGATGCTGGCGCCGGGCGCCATCCTGCTCGGCAATGCTGGCACATGCTATGAATGCGGGCACGATCATGGCAGCGGCGACCGCTGCCTCTCCTTGCATTTCGCCCCCGCCTGTCTCGAACAGATCGTTGCTGCTGTTCCCGGTGCGAGGCGACTGACCTTCGGGACGCCGTGCCTGCCGCCATTGCCGGCGTTGGCGCCGCTGCTGGCCGGAGCCGAAGCTGCTCGCGAAACGGGCGACATCGGCGCGCTTGAGGAATTTTCCCTACGCATTGCCGGTTGTGCAGTTGCTGCCGCCTCCGGTGCGGCGCTTGTCAGGCGCGCGCCGAGCAGACGCGACCAGAAACGGGTGGCCGAGGCGGTGCGGCGGATCGAACTCGATAGCGACAGACCGATTTCGCTTGCCGAACTCGCTGGTGAGACCGCAACCAGCCCCTACCATTTCCTGCGCACATTCCGGCAGGTCGCCGGAATGACGCCCTATCAATTCCTGCTGCGGACAAGGCTGAACAAGGCAGCTGTTCGATTGCACACCTCGGATGACGCGATCTTGTCGATCGCCCTGGAGGCCGGCTTCAACGACCTGTCGACCTTCAATCGCCGGTTCCGGAAGGTCATGGGGGAGACGCCAGGGGATTATCGCGGCCGCCGCCGGGCAGGGCGTTGA